A stretch of Lactuca sativa cultivar Salinas chromosome 6, Lsat_Salinas_v11, whole genome shotgun sequence DNA encodes these proteins:
- the LOC111883170 gene encoding uncharacterized protein LOC111883170, translating to MVADFAKLMVSRFQMSMNRELSLFLGLQVKQTNRGIFIHQDKYISELLKKYSMETCASAKAPMGFKNKIFSDPSGVVVDQKKYRGMIRSLLHLTTIRPYIMFSTCLGARFQVNPKMSHLLAVKKIF from the coding sequence ATGGTTGCTGATTTTGCAAAGCTAATGGTTAGTCGATTCCAGATGAGTATGAATCGTGAATTAAGCCTCTTTCTCGGACTGCAAGTTAAACAGACCAACAGAGGAATCTTCATTCATCAAGATAAATACATTTccgaacttctgaagaaatattcTATGGAAACTTGTGCCTCTGCAAAGGCTCCGATGGGTTTCAAAAACAAGATCTTCTCGGACCCATCAGGTGTTGTTGTTGATCAGAAGAAGTATAGGGGAATGATTCGTTCACTACTCCACCTCACTACAATTCGTCCGTACATCATGTTCTCTACATGTTTGGGTGCTAGATTCCAGGTTAATCCGAAAATGTCTCATCTTTTGGCTGTCAAGAAAATCTTCTAA